A single window of Metallosphaera hakonensis JCM 8857 = DSM 7519 DNA harbors:
- a CDS encoding beta-ribofuranosylaminobenzene 5'-phosphate synthase family protein: MLKITGLSRIHITLFDLEGRHGRIDGGMGVALKEPKIVVTSGNCQKVKLGDYPPEGICVKENYEEHVGLGHTTQYLLAIAKLVSESNFEKRSALELARVVKRGGTSGVGVHLFEQGGFVVDGGHSIKVKSLPLPSDYSTAPPPPLILRGNFPWYIYLNIPSGKRIFGQSELEAFKNEVSGLDELARVVLMEFIPSVIEKDLSGALDGLWKIQGLGFKKIEVQLQSNLVKETMMSLYKTGFPSGLSSFGPTIFTFVSSRREGEELVSRFGGWVSEPNNRGAQVEWN; this comes from the coding sequence GGGAAGACATGGAAGAATAGACGGTGGCATGGGAGTTGCCCTAAAAGAGCCGAAGATTGTAGTAACAAGTGGTAATTGTCAGAAAGTTAAACTAGGTGATTATCCGCCAGAGGGGATCTGCGTCAAGGAGAATTATGAGGAACATGTGGGTCTTGGTCATACAACGCAGTATCTTCTCGCTATTGCTAAACTAGTCTCAGAATCGAATTTCGAGAAAAGGAGCGCATTGGAACTTGCAAGAGTTGTAAAAAGAGGAGGAACTTCAGGTGTAGGTGTCCATCTCTTTGAACAGGGTGGATTTGTAGTTGATGGGGGACATTCCATTAAAGTAAAGAGCCTCCCTTTACCCTCGGATTACTCCACGGCTCCGCCTCCTCCTCTAATCCTAAGGGGTAATTTCCCTTGGTATATCTATCTAAATATACCCAGTGGTAAGAGGATATTTGGCCAATCGGAACTTGAAGCCTTCAAGAATGAGGTATCTGGACTAGACGAATTAGCCCGAGTGGTTCTAATGGAGTTCATACCTTCAGTTATAGAAAAGGATCTCTCGGGAGCTTTAGATGGACTCTGGAAAATACAGGGGCTAGGCTTTAAGAAGATTGAAGTTCAACTCCAGTCTAATCTTGTTAAAGAGACGATGATGAGCTTATATAAAACAGGTTTCCCTTCAGGCCTATCGTCTTTTGGTCCGACAATATTCACTTTTGTATCATCAAGAAGAGAAGGAGAAGAATTGGTATCTAGATTTGGTGGATGGGTAAGCGAACCAAATAATCGAGGTGCACAAGTTGAATGGAATTAA
- a CDS encoding RsmB/NOP family class I SAM-dependent RNA methyltransferase: MDQLRQIYGSSLNEFLESLSEPNPRLYLRLNTLRLKNPDPELDLKRDEDFEEAYYVEVRGPRKLEVFDTVVVVDKKTAESVMLGSNAYGPGIKKIEGRGTIVSVFSETGHHVANGILRRNEMMVEVTESLYTSLKVSELELVKKGLAISQGKASMYVAKLLDPRPNEKIVDMNAFPGGKLTHIYQLEPRVRLIGFDHTRRKIEKLRAILDRLGIQIPVLIADSRYLYEDLGLRDIDKVIIDPPCSAIGVRPKLYDKKNKEDLLNFSSYQKQFLNSAYRILRRGGSVIYSTCTTTHIENESVVDDPRFELEFTVRFHPNVHKITGFFIAKLTKR, translated from the coding sequence ATGGATCAGTTAAGACAAATTTATGGTTCTTCGCTAAACGAATTCCTAGAATCGCTTAGCGAACCTAATCCTAGGCTTTATTTAAGGCTCAACACTCTTAGATTGAAGAATCCTGATCCGGAGCTTGACCTGAAAAGAGATGAAGACTTCGAAGAGGCTTACTATGTCGAGGTAAGAGGTCCAAGGAAACTGGAAGTTTTCGATACGGTGGTGGTGGTTGACAAGAAGACTGCTGAGAGCGTAATGCTCGGGTCTAATGCCTATGGGCCCGGTATAAAGAAAATAGAGGGTAGGGGTACGATAGTATCTGTTTTCTCGGAAACAGGTCATCATGTAGCTAACGGAATTTTAAGAAGGAACGAAATGATGGTGGAGGTTACAGAGTCTCTTTATACATCACTTAAGGTCTCTGAACTCGAGCTTGTAAAGAAAGGCTTGGCTATATCTCAAGGAAAAGCTTCTATGTATGTGGCTAAGTTACTTGATCCGAGACCTAACGAGAAAATCGTGGATATGAACGCCTTCCCAGGAGGCAAGCTAACTCATATCTATCAATTGGAACCTAGAGTTAGGCTGATAGGGTTCGATCATACGCGGAGAAAAATTGAGAAACTTAGAGCCATACTGGATCGCCTAGGTATACAGATTCCAGTTCTCATCGCCGACTCTAGATATCTTTACGAGGATTTGGGGCTTAGGGACATTGATAAGGTTATAATAGATCCGCCGTGTTCAGCCATTGGTGTCAGACCCAAGCTTTACGATAAGAAGAATAAGGAGGATCTATTAAACTTTTCATCCTACCAAAAACAATTTCTTAACTCCGCGTACAGGATCTTAAGACGAGGAGGATCCGTTATTTATTCCACTTGCACAACTACTCACATCGAGAATGAGAGCGTAGTGGACGATCCTAGATTCGAGCTAGAGTTTACAGTTAGATTTCATCCCAATGTTCACAAGATCACCGGTTTCTTTATAGCGAAGCTCACAAAAAGGTGA
- a CDS encoding gamma carbonic anhydrase family protein — translation MPVEELFGKKPKVSPEAYLHPTSYVIGEVEIGKLSSVWHYAVIRGDNDSVSIGEKTNIQENCSLHTDKGYKISIGDSVSIGHNAVVHGAVIGNNVIIGMGAIILNGARIGDNVIVGAGAVVTEGREIPSNSLALGVPAKVVRKLSEDEIRMIELNAMEYVEEILAIRREMRGKDNM, via the coding sequence ATGCCCGTTGAAGAACTCTTTGGTAAGAAGCCTAAGGTATCCCCCGAAGCGTATTTGCATCCGACTTCCTATGTGATTGGAGAAGTCGAAATCGGTAAACTATCTAGTGTATGGCATTACGCTGTAATAAGGGGAGACAATGACAGCGTCTCCATTGGGGAAAAAACCAATATCCAAGAGAACTGTTCTCTTCATACAGATAAGGGATACAAAATTAGTATAGGTGATTCGGTTAGTATAGGACATAATGCGGTAGTACACGGGGCCGTTATTGGGAATAACGTCATCATTGGAATGGGAGCAATAATATTGAACGGTGCTAGAATAGGGGATAACGTCATTGTAGGTGCTGGAGCTGTGGTAACCGAGGGAAGGGAAATACCATCAAACAGTCTGGCTCTGGGAGTTCCGGCCAAGGTAGTTAGGAAATTATCGGAGGATGAGATAAGAATGATAGAATTAAATGCCATGGAATATGTGGAGGAAATATTAGCGATTCGCAGGGAGATGAGAGGTAAGGACAATATGTAG
- the xerA gene encoding site-specific tyrosine recombinase/integron integrase produces MRLQLGDPPIDADPFQYFVDSLRFSGAGSGTIKLYSSAIQDFLRFIGKDPRKSTTQDLINWINSLYSRQGRSKSFDRRSRTSTIRSYVIAVRRFLKWLGVNVKPPIPRARGPERRALREEDVTLLLSKCRKLRDKALISLLVDTGLRSSELLSIRVSDVNLEKMTIIVKETKNGEERIVFFTSRSANLLKQYLKKYKRDYESKLFDISYQALYKLVKRLGNKIGIPWLRPHILRHTFATNAIRKGVPLPAVQRLMGHKDIKTTQIYTHLITDDLADAYRKAFEAEKEAPHA; encoded by the coding sequence ATGAGGCTTCAGCTTGGAGATCCACCTATTGATGCGGATCCCTTCCAATACTTCGTTGACTCGCTTAGGTTTTCAGGTGCTGGTTCAGGAACAATAAAGCTCTACTCCTCTGCAATTCAGGACTTCCTGAGGTTTATTGGTAAGGATCCGAGGAAGTCTACAACGCAAGATCTCATTAATTGGATAAATTCTCTTTATTCTAGGCAGGGAAGATCTAAGTCATTTGATCGTAGGAGTAGGACCTCCACGATAAGGAGCTATGTGATTGCAGTTAGGAGATTCCTTAAATGGTTAGGTGTAAATGTAAAACCCCCAATACCAAGGGCCAGAGGTCCAGAAAGAAGGGCACTAAGAGAAGAGGACGTAACACTGCTTCTCTCGAAATGTAGAAAACTAAGGGATAAGGCATTGATCTCACTTTTGGTAGATACAGGCTTACGTTCTTCTGAGCTGCTTTCCATAAGAGTTAGCGATGTGAATCTAGAGAAGATGACTATCATAGTCAAGGAGACAAAGAACGGTGAGGAGAGGATAGTCTTCTTTACCTCGAGGTCTGCAAACCTCCTTAAGCAATACTTAAAAAAATATAAAAGGGATTACGAATCGAAGCTCTTTGATATATCTTATCAAGCATTATATAAGCTCGTGAAGAGATTGGGGAACAAAATAGGTATTCCCTGGCTGAGACCTCATATACTAAGACATACATTTGCAACTAACGCAATAAGGAAAGGAGTTCCGCTCCCTGCTGTACAAAGGTTAATGGGACATAAGGACATAAAGACTACTCAAATATATACTCATCTTATAACAGATGATCTGGCGGACGCCTATAGGAAGGCCTTTGAGGCTGAGAAAGAGGCTCCACATGCCTAG